A region of the Methanobrevibacter ruminantium M1 genome:
AATTTTTCTAGTGCATCAATTTCAAAATAATCGTCATGGTCTAAAAATATCACATAATCTGAAGTAGATTCATATAAACCAATGTTTCTAGGGGTTCCAGGGGACCCTGTTCCTTCTTTTATATGGATAGCTTTAAAATTTTCATATTTAGAAGAATATTCATTTATAACAAGTTCGGTATTATCCTTTGAATTATCATTAACCATTATGACCTCAATATTCTCTAATCCAAAGGACTGATTTTCAATTGACATTAAAGTTCTATGAATGAATGTTTCATTGTTATATATTGGTATGACAACACTTATTTTGTAATTATTTGATTTGTTAGACTTATATTCCAAGTATTCTTGACTGTTTAAATGGAAATATCTTTCTTTATCGAAAATATCATAATCTGCTGAGGATAGCTTATATTCAGATAAGAAATCCAAATAATATTTGTTCTTATCGGAAATATCAAATATTAATAAGTATTCCTCTTTCAAATTGTTCTTAAAATCTTCTTTTAAATTATTAAATCCTCTAAAATCTCTTTTAATTAACCTATAAAATTCATCTTTAAGTTCTAGAGGGGATTTGTTAAACCATTCCAACAGCATGGAGAACGTATGATTAATAAGTTCCTTTTTAAAAATTAGATATTGGTCATTTTCTAAAAACACATCTAATACCTTATTTGTTGCCTTAACAATATCAAACTTCCTTTTATCAAATGTTTGAGTAACGGAGTCGGCATGGCGTCTTCTATAATATAAATGCTTTTTTAAAAATCCAAGACAGTTGGATTTAAATAAAGAATTGTAAAAAAAGGCATTGTCTTCAAAAAACATGCCTTCTGGGAAATAAAGATCATTTGAATCTAAAAATTCTTTTTTATATAATTTAGAAACAGGACAAACTGGTATTTTAAATAAAAATTCTTTTATATCGTTAAAATTAAAAATTGTATCTTCATCAATTGCATTTCTTTCAAAACACAGATGATTATATAATTCAGTTTCAACATAATTTTTTGAATTGTCCATATAATTAATCATTTGAAAAAAAAGCATATCCAAATCTTTTGATTTTGCATGGAAATATAGAAGTTCTAAAGCATTTTCACTAATCCAATCATCTGCATCAACAAAACTAATATATTCTCCTTGGGCTTCTTTTAATGCAGTATTACGTGCTGAACCTTGTCCTCTGTTTTCAGTGCTTATTATTTTTATGCGTTTGTCTTTTGATGCAAAACCATTTAAAATGGAAAGGGTTTTATCAGTTGAACCATCATTAACACAGATAATTTGAATATCTTTTAATGATTGGCAACAGACGGAATCCAAACATTCCTTAAGATATTTTTCACCGTTATATATTGGAATAATTACTGAAACTTTTGTCATTTAATCCCCGTATTTAGATAAAAATTATAGAAACTTTATATAAAAACAAATAAATATATTATATATTATTGAATTAAATATATAAAATATGTGGAATATATATGTAATGAAAAGAATATTAGAAATAAAAGGATATATGTATTAATTTTTTATTTATATCTCATTCGTGGATTAAAAACTGAAAAAATAATATTTTTATTGTTAGTTTGCTTAAAATATTATTAAAAATGAATACTATTGATTAATTTTTGCTTAAAATATTATTAAAAATGAATACTTTTGATAATTCTTGCTTAAAATATTATTAAAAAAATATTTTGATTAATATTTATGATCAATATTCTGATTAGGTTTAATTAAGAAAATAATTGATTAAATTCTAGAAAACTTCTAAAAAAATAATATATATGATTAAAAATATAATATAATTAATTTAAAAATTTAAATCTTATAAAAAATAGATGGGATAATATGGCACTGATTGAGAAAAACGAACTCTTCTTATTGGAGGAAATCGTAAAAAAGAATTTTGCAGCAAAATATAAAGATTCGATATTAGGGATATTTTGGAGTATTTTAAAACCATTATTAATCATGATTTTACTTACAATCATATTTTCAAACTTATTTGGCGGAAGCATTGAAAATTATCCAGTTTACTTTTTATCCGGAAAAATTATCTTTGATTTTTTTAATTCTGCTACATCAGTATCAATGATGTCACTTAAAGGCAATATAAACATTTTAAAAAGAACTGCTGCACCAAAACATATTTTTACGTTAGCAGGAGTCGTTTCAGAATTTTTAAATTTTTTAATTACCTTAATAATATTAATTGGTGTCATGATTGTGACCAGATCCCCATTTTATATATTGGAATCAATGATAGCAATAATCCCGATAATGTCATTAATCATTATGATTACTGGAATTAGCTTAATACTAGCTGTTTTATGTGTTTACTTTT
Encoded here:
- a CDS encoding ABC transporter permease, translating into MALIEKNELFLLEEIVKKNFAAKYKDSILGIFWSILKPLLIMILLTIIFSNLFGGSIENYPVYFLSGKIIFDFFNSATSVSMMSLKGNINILKRTAAPKHIFTLAGVVSEFLNFLITLIILIGVMIVTRSPFYILESMIAIIPIMSLIIMITGISLILAVLCVYFSDIQHLWGVITLMLMYASAIFYPMNIIPEPFHGIMILNPIFWVIGQFRILVLWGTIPSRMNMLNLVLLSVIILVFGIIVFKKFEKKITLKF
- a CDS encoding glycosyltransferase family 2 protein — encoded protein: MTKVSVIIPIYNGEKYLKECLDSVCCQSLKDIQIICVNDGSTDKTLSILNGFASKDKRIKIISTENRGQGSARNTALKEAQGEYISFVDADDWISENALELLYFHAKSKDLDMLFFQMINYMDNSKNYVETELYNHLCFERNAIDEDTIFNFNDIKEFLFKIPVCPVSKLYKKEFLDSNDLYFPEGMFFEDNAFFYNSLFKSNCLGFLKKHLYYRRRHADSVTQTFDKRKFDIVKATNKVLDVFLENDQYLIFKKELINHTFSMLLEWFNKSPLELKDEFYRLIKRDFRGFNNLKEDFKNNLKEEYLLIFDISDKNKYYLDFLSEYKLSSADYDIFDKERYFHLNSQEYLEYKSNKSNNYKISVVIPIYNNETFIHRTLMSIENQSFGLENIEVIMVNDNSKDNTELVINEYSSKYENFKAIHIKEGTGSPGTPRNIGLYESTSDYVIFLDHDDYFEIDALEKLYNAINEEDCDFVYGTYASVDEDLPTKIIYPNELHGYFKNIYGNPRSIAFPPPSIWTKLFKRSFLIENRIIFPTILGEDAIFISKALFSADGIDYLWDDLICYHTLNKKSFTKNVSYDYLVQGFVSEEYLYNIYNDFESQSYELKENSTIPSEKSSENIEKMNLYKIRSEGILDFYLNQFYRSDLNDEDIYRIFPILSDFVSTRI